The Ziziphus jujuba cultivar Dongzao chromosome 5, ASM3175591v1 genome segment ttaattgatGACTTCTGGTATCATAAAACACGGTTTCATCAAACAAAACTGAGAAAGAATGACATAATAGTCTTTTTTCAGTGGAGTTTATAAATTTCGTATTtgagtttttagatttttttttttttttttttcccttcctttcaAATGATAGTTAGCTAGGCATCTGCCATTACAGTCGACGCTTTATTCCTGATAAGATAATTTGGGCATCCACGCTCATCATAGAGAAATTACCAAATTGGAATTATCTCGTATATGCCATTTACATAGCTAGAATCATTTTGATAAACATTTGttttaaaacaaaacataacCATTTAATTACCTTTTAGTTTAGCTTCATCccttttaataaaaacaaaacaaaaaatcaacaaaaacataaTCGTAACTGAAAAACGTTATCAGATGAGTTTCtaacaattaaaaacaaaaattttcctACAAGAAAATGAGACAGAGTCAATGTCAACATGCTTTTGCCAGTAATTAAGGAAGCTtggaaaaaattttatatgccaAAATGGGTAATGTGCGGCTGTCAATTTTGTCTCCTGTAGTTAACTTTAATCTGGGCGTGCCGGTGTGGATTAATAGAGGTCGTCCCATCAAATgcgtttaatttaataatttatgtatATCAATAACTGGTATGCTTTGGCTTTTATAAAGCTTTGCCGTTACAATAAACTTAAGCATTGACAATCCGATGATGATGTTCTCATAAAATCAAACTAGGCTCGTGGCCTTCCATGTTTTTAAGGAAGAATTTCTAGTTGTCTCCATGTTCATGGGCttgtaaataatatattttttgcacaAAGTCATCCTGGTTGTTTTGTTTCCAAAATATAATCCcaataaagagaaaattttgCATACAACAGTGATACTATGTTGTCTGTATGCCATGTTATCCgtagcacttcaaataataagGAAATTTAATGTCTTATAATCAATCACAACGTCTTATtatattacaataaaatatgTAGATCTCATGTAATCTGTATAGAGTGTGAGTTTATGAGAGGTTGTTACACCGCATCTCCCAACAAGAAAGGGTGACACTTTCAGAAAAATCTTTTCACGATAAGAACAAAGTGCATGACCAGCGACATTAATTTGGTGCCCTAATAGTTAATTCCCCTTTATACATTACCAGGATGATCCATTTCTTGTTTTCGAAAAAAAGGACAATCAATTTCTTTTTGggcgcctttttttttttttttttttttgtgaagcCCATTTTATTAAGCTTTTAGCAcatataataattctaaaactACATTTAGTTTCTTCAAAAGGAATAAAACTACTAGAATTTCTATtcattgcttttatttatttatttttcctggtgtaatatcaaaaaatatcgcTCTCACACGTTATTTCAAATCTTAAAAGTAGCCAAAGAATTGACACAGGATAATTTTTGGGTACTATGTCCTAAAGTTAAAGTAACACCTTGGGAATTAATAAAGACAATTGGtactaggggtgggcaaaaactCGGTCAAACCGAATCGGACCGGTAAAACCTACCGAATCGAACGCCTATAGATCGAATTGGTTGCGCTCGGTTGGGCGGTTCGGTTATTATTTAACAAAGAAGAAGACGGTTCAATTCGGATGTCggtttttaaactaaaaatcatCAGACCGTCCGAACCGAACCGGAtactttaaatattataaaaaatatatataattacatttaaatatataataataatatgtttataggtttattaattttgtatttgatattaaacaaaaaaaaaaaaagaaagaaaacactcTCTCACTCTGCTCTCGTCTCAAAAGTTCTCTTCTGTCTTCTCCCCCTCTTCTTTCAATCTCTTCTCTTGTCTCTGGTAAACCTTAGCTCAGCTATCACTCTCGGTCACCATTCACCATCTCTCAGGCCAACGAGCACCTGTCCTCTGCGATCTCTCTGACAATGGTAATCTCCATTATCTTCCATTCTCTCACTCGCAATCTCTCACCATTTAGCCCTCTCTTGTAGATCTCTtcactcctctctctctctctctctctctctctctctctctctctctctctctctctctatccctTGCTCTAAAATTCAATATCTCTCTATCTTTTTAACTCTCAGCTCACTCTCTCACTCTCCAATCATCCATTCTCAGCTTGAGGTAGCTGTCTGAAACCCTAGCATAGACTGTTAGACATTGTTACTCTACGGTGGGCCGATAGCAGTGAGACCATCAAAAGCCTCGATTACCATCATCTGGTCACCAACGATCACGTTAATTCAAAGGTAATTTTGCAAATTTCTATTTTCcccaatttttttccttttagggTTTAAGTTCTAAGGAAtcactatttcaaaattatatatttttctttgattatctCCTCAATTctgaaatattaaatgtttaatgactgttggattttaatattaaagagaAAATTGGCCATTCAAGTTGAAGGATTGAAGGTGAGGCAAGTCCGTGGCTTGTGGCTGTGTCATGCTCGTGGGTGGCTCTGTGGCCTGTGTTTAAAGCTGTAATAACTTAATGTAAGTTGTTCTTTTCTCTTAAACTCTCACTGGCTGTGGATGGATAAAGTGTGATTGCATAAATAGACTATagattttgttctttctttgtaattttgtgaAGAAAATAATCAGATTAGCTTTTGTGAGACCGAACTATCTGTAAAATGTTGAATTATATCTATGAATTGTCTTTGAAACTCTTTTCTATGaagttttgaattcaaattgtgagattgcttgcatttcagagtctttgtgactccaacatttttgaaattgcaattttaaacATGTTAGCTTACATTTCAGAGTCTTTCTGACCCTGAACTCCTAAAGTTGCCAATTTTAAACAAGTTAGCTTTCATTTCAGAGTCTTTGTGACTCTGAATTTCAGAAATTGCTTTttaattgttagtttttttttttttttggaactatGGAATATTGTGCAATTTCTAAATATTGTGGAATTGAAATTGTGTAGTTGGAATTGtgcaatttttaaaagttaGCTTACATTTAGAGTCTTTGTGActctgaaattttgaaattgctatttaatttgtagtctttgtggaattgtgaaatttttttagttgctgtttaatTTTGAGTCTTTGTGGAATTGTGGAATATTGTATGCTTGGTCCtgaattttttatgtatatttggtCCTGGATTTTTGATGCAGATATTGTATTAGTGCACATTTGGTCTTGGATTTAAATGGAAAGTTCTAATGTGAATAATGCATGTAGTTGGCAAATTTTCATGTGGCTGTGTATGATAGTTTGGTTTaggaaaaatgtattttgttgGTAGTTGCTATTAATTCTGAAAACATGCTAATTGCTGGTAGGGAAAATGTATATTGTTGGTAATTGTTGGTAGTTTGGTTTAAGGATTAAAGGGCTTGGACCCGATGGttctatgttattatttaaGGAAGCAAAACTATTATTTgctgtttaatttattgtaatttaatttgattgagaTTATGGAATTTGTGGCCTTGAATTGTTGTGTAATTGCTATCTTGTTTCTGTTTGTTTCCTCTTATGTAAACAGTGTCCTAGTTATACTTGATATGGACCCAAATTCCCCATCATCAATTGATGCACCTTCCTCTCAAACCCCAATACGTCAAAATCCATCACCATCACTGTCAAACCCTACACCTTCCGATGCCAAATCTACATTACCTCCACGACCtccattagggaaaaaaaaaaccttctaggCCAGCAAGTGATGTATGGGATCACTTTATCAAAATAGAAGGTGGTGATCCTGATGACCCTAGATGTGAATGCATTTACTGCCATAAGGATTATGCATGTGGTTCTAAGAAGTGTAGAACTAGTACCCTAAGGAATCATATGAAACAATGTCAGAAAAATCCTTATAACTCAAATGAAAAGAAGCAAAAGACCTTAACTTTTGATAGGAAATCCGATGGTAGTGATAGCAATTTGGTAGCTACTATTTTCAACAAGGAGGCATGTAAGATGGCATGTgctaaaatgataattttggaTGAGTAACCTTTTAGTTTTGTAGAAGGCCGTGGGTTTAGACACTTTTGTAGTGTTACATGTCCTAAGTTTGATCCTCCATCTAGAAGAACCATTGTGAGGGACATTTATCAATTGTATTTAGATGAGAAATTGGGTTTAAGATCGATGTTTGTTGCAAACCAGCAAAGAGTTAGTCTTACAACTGATACATGGACCTCTATTCAAAATGTTTGTTATATATCATTGAATGACcattatattgatgatgattggatgttacataaaagaattttaaattttgtgtggTTCCTAATCATAAAGGAAAGGCAATTGGAAAGTTAATTGAGGTTTGTTTGCATGATTGGGGTATTGAAAAAGTGTTCACGCTAACTCTTGATAATGCAAGTGCAAACAATAATGTAATTGCATATCTTAAGAGAAAAATGGTACATTGGAAAAATTGTATATTGGATGCTGATTTTTTGCATATTCGATGTAGTGCACATATTGTCAATTTAATTGTGTGTGAGGGTTTGAAAGAATTAGATGAGGCAATTGCTAGCATTCATAATGCTGTGAGATATGTTAGATCATCTCCTTCTCGATTGCAAAAATTTAAGGAGTGTATAAGTCAAGAGAAAATTGAGAGCAAATCTTTAGTATGTTTGGATGTTCTAACCAGATGGAATTCCACATACTTAATGTTAGAGTCggctttgaaatttcaaaaagctTTTGAGAGAATGGAGGAGGAAGATGGACATTATGCTTCCTATTTTAGAGAGGATGATAGTGGTAGAAAAAAAGTTGGACCTCTTTTAGCTTGGCATTGGGATGATGCCAAAGTTTTTGTCCAATTTCTTAAGGGCTTTGATAATGTAACTCTTAAATTTAGTGTCTCTTTACATGTTAGCTTCAACATATATTTCTATCAAGTTTCTTCCATACAAAAACAATTGGATGATTTATGTGTTAGTGAGGATGACCGGTTGTGTGTTATGGCaaggaaaatgagagaaaagtataataaatattagGGTTCCATGGGAAATGTCAATAAATTGCTTCTAATTGCAGCAGTGCTTGATCCAAGATATAAGTTGGATTATGTGTCATTTAGCTATGGGATGCTTTATGACAATGATGAAAGTAGGGTTACTGAATTGACAAATGATTTGAAAAAGACTTTAATGAAGCTGTATAATTggtataatgaaaaagaaatgggTTCAGATGGTAGTTGTCAATCTTCTATTGGTGTTGAGTCTTCTAGAATTAGTTTGGATAGTAATAACAGTGAATTAGAACATGCCAACTATGCTGACCAAGTTTGGATTGCTTATTTGAAGAAGAGAGAACAAAGCCAATGTAAGGAGGTAAAAAATGATGTGGATAGGTATCTGGCTGACCCTTGTGAATCTGGTTTAATTAAGGATTTTGATATCTTAAATTGGTGGAGGGTTAATGAAGAGAAATACCCTGTGTTAGAGAAGATTGCAAAGGATGTCTACGCCATTCAAGTCTCCATTGTGGCTTCCAAGAGTGTTTTTAGCAGTGGAGGTAGGATGCTTAATCCTTTTAGGAGTCTTTGACTGCTGAAATGGTGGAGGCTTTAATATGTTGTCAAAATTGGCTTTAtgcttcttcaagttttgaCAGATTTTTTTTAGAAGAGATGGAGTATTATGAAAGTTTAGATGCAGGTAATGTAATATGCAATTGAGATTATTTTCTGTTTGTatgcatatcatattttttttgaatgtttttataatatttgcttATGTTTGCTGTTTGGTGTCACTCCAAGACCTATGCCAAAGTCAAACAGTAGCAGTGAGTCCAGATAGCAACAACAAAAAAGATTGATGGTGCATTGAGTGGAATCAGTGGATGTACTTGAAACTTGAAAGCTTGTGAGTTTTGACAACGATGAAAGTAACTCTCttcgttttatttttcatttcttaatAATCATCACGTTGTTAAACTAATAATgtattggtttaatttattttggtgtcCTTTGCGATTGTAGGTTTTGTAGCAGTGGCAATGAAGGATTTGGCAGTGCTAATTGCAGGctacttatattttttttcctactgtTTCTTTTATGTTTACTGTCAATGTATTACCATTTCTCTTAAGTCATTGACTCATTTGTTAAACTTGCTTATTAGTTGCTTTGATAgtaatagttattatttttttcttttttgtttctgtcTTTTTGGGAACGGATGGGGATGTGAgattgttattttgatatttgtattttgtgtTTGCATTTCGGATTCTCAATTATGGTGAGTGGTAGTGGCATACTGGCATTGTatttctcaatttcaatttttccttTGATATATATTGAAGTTTTGATCATttcatacataaaataatttgccatttcatacaaaaaagtaaaaaatttgccATTTCATTTCATACCTAAAAAATTTGCCATTTCATTTCCGTTggatagttttttgaaaaattttaaacctttaaaataattgaaaagcaaaattaatgaAGGTAATTTCTAATTGTATATTGGACAGGCCAAAAACTATAGGTCCAAAAATAAACCCAGCTCGATTAGCTGAAAGTATGCCCAAAATTGTAGGCCCGAAGATAATTTGTGGCCCACTAATTCGAATCAAGCCCAAAATCGGAGGCCCAAATATAAGTCCAAACCGACCAACCCAAACACGAGCCAAACCGGCCCGTTTATTCAGTTAAGTGCTTGGTTTTCCATTGTCCACGGGTCGATTCGGGTTAGTATTTGTGGATAACCAAATGATCGATTCGGTTGGAATTCTCAGATGGAACCGATCCAAACCGAACCGTGCCCAGCCCTAATTGGTACttaattttatggattttatttattaatattaagttTTATAATGCTATTAAAGTATAATTAGTGTGGCTTTTCATTTACCTATGCTCGGAGAAATGTTTCAAAATTAGTAAGTAAACCATATCTACTAGTTCAAAATTagcttttgataattttatgaaatataatcttTTCGTTGTTTATTGAAGAAGGATTTATTGATCTGAACTCTTATCTCTTTGGTGGGTTACATTAAGCgatgaatttaatttctatatatactcCTTTATATATGTGAATTTTTAAGTATGGTGAGTTAGATCCTTATACTCTTGAATGAATTCTTGAGAGTGATGGATTGGGTTCTTGTGTTCGTGATCAGCAACTTTTGGATATCTTTGGTTCTCCCACATTTTTAGTATCAACAATAATCGTGTATATATGTTGAAGACAGGGTTGAATTGGGGTGTACTCAGAGTCTGACTGAACTTGCAACAGCTGGTTGttgtgaaaagaaataaaacgtTTTTTTAGTCCACAAAAGTTTGTAATTTCAACCAAAACAAAACTTGACAAATTAAATTGGTGTGTATACAGTTGAAATCAAAAGTTTGTAATTTCAACCAAAACAAAACTTGACAAATTAAATTGGTGTGTATACAGTTGAAATCAGGTATATACAGAACCACCAGACGAAAGACTCAAATAGCTCATTCCAATTAAATTTTGACCTTATCACAATTTAACTTTGGCCCAAATTTTATTCATCCCTTTCTTTGTCCATCACTATTGTTGGCAAAAATCACAGAACagagatcctttttttttttttttttttttttttaacgcacGTACGCACACTCTTATCTTCTTCTAGGCCATGGAGTTTTTTGGACCATGCATCATTCATCTTCttattacaatattttttcttcACATTCAAACAGTTGAAACCGGCGACAAAGAGTTTCAACAACTTGTGGCTTAATCGGACTTCAACGGCTACTTTCAAATACGTAGACTTTAATTTaactatggttgaaaagtttCATTGAAATTTGTTTCCCATCAGTAGTTTGGAAAGctatttcaaaccaaaaaaaaaaaaaaaaaaaagggcaggAACAGACTCAAATTGACCGAAAACTGGACGACAATCTTCTCCGTCGGAAGTTGGTCTCCGATTTCCTTACTTTTCTTCCCcagatcaattttatttatttatttattcaaccttttaacattaaaaaccttgaaaataattaattaaaaaaaccatacaaatgttatcaaaatattaattaaatttatatatcaaattaaagaaaacatACCAACTTATGAAAATATTctttgaatttatatatcaaatccTTCTTTCAACTTTTGATTTCATTGTTTAAAAGTAACAATGCATAAGCCCCTTTAGAGATAGGAGATTTGTACATGAGGATTGGACATGCATAAGCCCCTTAAATAAgtttactttttaaataatatattccaATCTTTGATATATTAAcatagaaatttattattttattatcattgatGATTATCGATGATTTacgtaaattatttaattttgtcaatttgtatattacaattttaaaaataaattttttaattcctaTTATTTAAATCACATGAATCCTATCTAAaattattcataataataataaataatatttttcattaattcgtGTAGCATttcagtttaaaaaaataaataaaaactgtgGCCGCAGAGTAAGCATGTGATGGTTGTCTTGGGACCTAATCAAAATTCTCTCACGGGTCGCTGTtgcatttccaatttttttggaGCAGAAAAACAAGTCCACGCTTCCAAGAGACCAAGACTCTGTTGGAAAAATCAGCAATgattcaagaagaagaaaatgatccTCTGTTAATCTCCCATCGTCCACAGAAGCAACAAGATGAATCAGAGACTGAGAGGCTCATCATTCGAACATGGTTGGAATCAAAGAAAATCTGGCAAATAGCCGGACCCTCCATTTTCAGCCGTCTTGCCATGTTTTTCGTCACCGTCATCGTTCAATCTTTTGCCGGCCACCTCTCCGACCTCGATCTCGCCGCCATATCCATCGGCACTACCGTCATCATCTCCCTTACTTTCGGATTCTTggtaaaaacaatttaaaactcTAGATCCCCTTCTCgtcttttttctccttttttttgggttaaatctTCAAACACATTATCTGCATTCTCCAAACTGATCGATTTCCGACAATCGGGTTGGATTGAACTGGTCTAGTTAGGCATGGCGAGTGTGCTGGAGACTCTGTGTGGCCAAGCTTACGGAGCCAAACAGTACCACATGCTCGGCATTTACATGCAAAGATCTTGGATTGTTCTGTTTTTTTGCGCCGTATTGCTATTGCCATTGTTCATATTTGCTACACCAATATTGAAATTCATTGGACAGCCTGACGAAGTGGCCGAGAGGACTGGTTTAGTGGCTCTATGGTTGATTCCATTTCACTTGAGCTTCCCATTTCAGTTCTCGTTGCAGAGGTTCTTGCAAAGCCAGCTACAGACAGGGGTTATAGCTTGGATGTCTGCTCTGGTTCTTGGGCTCCATGCTTTTGTGAGTTGGGTCGTTGTGTATAAGATGAGGGCTGGAATTGTAGGGAGTGCACTCACTATAGCTTTCGCTTGGTGGGTCTCGGCTTTGGGAATGTTTGGGTACACTGTTTGTGGTGGGTGTCATCAAACCTGGACTGGTTTTTCCACACAAGCTTTTGTTGGCCTTTGGGAGTTTTTCAAGCTCTCAGTAGCTTCTGGAGTCATGCTTGCGTATGTGATTAATCGCTTTGTCTttctttttgtccttttttctctcttttgacTGTTGTATCATTATTTGTGGTTTGTAAATATCTCAGGTTAGagaatatttattatagaatGTTGGTCTTATTGTCTGGGTATTTGCAAAACACTAAAAGTTCAATTGATGCCCTCTCCATCTGGTAATTAGTTCCTGCCCATTACATTTTTAGCCCTCTTTGCatgttctttttattattataaattattatcaatattattatttcaatagtTTACTAAATTTCaccacttttttctttcttatctaGCATAACTATCTACGGTTGGGAATCCATGATTCCCCTTGGATTTTTGGCTGCAACAGGGTACGTTACTGGTTGTAAGCTTATATCTCCATCTTTATCAGTGATTCAATTCATCATATAATTGTGCAATCTTTCATTTGTCCCTATATTTAAGAACTTGATACATGTACGTTTATGATGCTTTGATAGTTGTAATGTCCCCTCTCTATCAATGCGATAATAACACCATTAGTTTTTCCGGACAGTCAAGGTGGCAAATGACATTTGTTTTAGTATGAATCTTAAGTTTGATCCATGCAAGGGATTAGACGAAACTTATcttagaaggaaaaagaaaatgcaccTTCAAAAACTTGGAAGGATTTGCCTTTTGGTTTGATTCAGTTATATACCTATTATAGTGGCTATGAACCTTTTCAGTTGCCATGTTTTTAGACACAATTTTCATTCGCCTGGCctcaaattggataaaattttcaaattgcttcAGTGTCAAACTTATGGAGGtatgtttataaattttgggCCTGACTAGCCTTTTTAACTTGACTAGATTCTTCTGAATTTGTTTGACCTTTTTTTCCTGAAAACCTGAAAATGTTTCCTAGTTTTGTTGAGATTTCATAAATCTTTGGTAGTATGTTGGAATCAGTACGTTTCCCGTAGAGATACTTTGCCCTTTTAGCAAAGTAGATTACATGCAAGAAGATACTTTCATCATTTTAGCTAAGTAGTGGTAGTTGAATAATATTAAGAGCTGTTTTCCTTGCTTCCTCAGTATTCTTGTTGATTGTAAATCAATAAGGAAATTGCCTTATTTCGTGCCATGATGACAACCTGAAGAAGACTTGTCTTTCTTTTCTGTTATAATCAATTGATAATTTCTTCGCTTAGGGTACGTGTAGCCAATGAGCTTGGAGCAGGCAATGCTAAAGGTGCCAAATTTTCAATCACAGTCTCAGTCTTTACTTCTCTAGCAGTTGGATTTCTATTTTGGTTAATAGTTATGGTCTTTCATGAGAAGCTCGCTATGATATTCACCTCCAGCATTCCTGTTATATCAATGGTAAATGAATTAGCAGTCATGCTGGCATTTACCATCCTCTCCAGTTGCATTCAACCAGTTCTTTTAGGTGAGGAACTTAAAACAAAGCATAATTTGCCCGATGTGAATTGCCTGTCTCATGATAAACTTgctggttttttgtttattttcaggTGTTGCAGTAGGATCTGGTTGGCAAGTGATAGCGGCTTTTGTAAACATTGGTAGCTATTACCTTGTTGGTGTTCCTTTGGGGTTACTTCTGGGATGGTTGCTATCATTTGGTGTAAAGGTATGCATGtttatattttagtttcctgAATATAATGGTATGCATGtttatattttagtttccttaaTATAATGGTATGCATGTTTGTATTTTAGTTTCCCGAATAGTCCATTTCATCTTGCTCCTACATTGTTGGTGTTACTCTGTTGTTGTTAGCTACACTGCCATTAATGTGCCTTTCAAACAGATATATGAGAATGAAGACTACAAATTATATGACGCTTCATTTAAGTGTAATGCGTTTCTTCCAATATTGCCACTTGATTCAACATGCTATTATATGTAAGCAGGGCACGTGGACTGGACTTCTCAGTGGCACTATTGTTCAAACTTTAATATTAGCAGCAATCACTCTAAGATGCGAATGGGACAAAGAGGTAAAAGTTTAACTGGGAATACTCCGAAATACAGTGGTTATGTTTCTTAAAAGTTGTTAAAATTTCATTCACAGGTGCAAAAAGCTCGGATAAATATAACCAGGGAGATGGCTTCAAACCAGTAATAGTAAGCTCAAGAAGTGCTTAATTTGGGCTGCTTGAGAGAGTTTTGCGGTCGAAATGTTATAGAGTTGATTTCATGATAAACAAATGAGAAAAGAACAGATTCAAAGCGATTAATTACAAATTGACAATTTGTTACTGGTTTTAGCCTGGAGTTTGTATTAAAGTTGGATAAGAAACAACTTTGGTTTTTTTACTAATTGTTTTTAGCATgtgttttattgattttgtgaCTCCTTACAATAATTGGGATCATGAAAACGGTGTCAAATTCTAGAACGCTCAGATAAGCCTTCTAGAATCTGCAATACGcacgattttatttttttattttatttaatcaaccGTTAATATGTAGCAAATATAAGTCGACGTGAAACATGTGGAATGGAGAATGGGAGTTAGGGATGAAATTATGTACTCTGtacagtattattattattttttggtacggTTTTAATTGTTTATGAGCAATTTCAAGGGTACTACTTTTGTATTAATTCTCTATATACGGAAAAGATATATCATTATCCAGTtaattcctcttctttttttcttttttttcccctgaaaTCGACGTTATAAAGTATTAGACTGAGATTATTTAGAAGATTTTTTTTGTCTTGTTTTACATAATGGCGATTTGAGGCAGCACCTAGCACTTATATAACATGTATATGCTTTTCACATTATATTACTCCTTCCTTAGTGCATAAATTTACTACTCTctaattcaataattaaataaatcaatcaatcaatcaaaTAGTCTAAAGTCAATTCAAATCAACGTAGACGTGTGTTTCATATGATAGAAGActtattgtttttgtatttttttcggGTCCCATATCCTTAtcgccttttttctttttctttttttcttttttctttttttttttttttttttttttgctaataaaaaattcagcatgtattgattttttttttttttttaaatcgttGGATGGCATAATAATTGAATCACCtttattttaacatgaattgaATAGTCATCTTTCTTCTATAATTTGGAATAGTCACAAAAAATGGAGGTTGCAATGTAAGATCGGTAGATAGTGTGAAACACACATTCAACtaacattcaaatattacaGAGATCAATATCTGTTTTCTGACAATTGCAAAAAGAGCTTcacatgtatttttttcttttccttttttttggtttctctgGTCTGCTTTTACTTTCTATCAAATTGATTGTTCTGTTTTTACTTTCCCATATGTATCATATAGACGGTCCCCCTTCactaccaaaaaagaaaaatggtcccgttggaaattaaaaaatggcttcgaagttaaaaaaatattaaattgtaataaattaaaaagttga includes the following:
- the LOC107420747 gene encoding protein DETOXIFICATION 27-like isoform X1, translated to MIQEEENDPLLISHRPQKQQDESETERLIIRTWLESKKIWQIAGPSIFSRLAMFFVTVIVQSFAGHLSDLDLAAISIGTTVIISLTFGFLLGMASVLETLCGQAYGAKQYHMLGIYMQRSWIVLFFCAVLLLPLFIFATPILKFIGQPDEVAERTGLVALWLIPFHLSFPFQFSLQRFLQSQLQTGVIAWMSALVLGLHAFVSWVVVYKMRAGIVGSALTIAFAWWVSALGMFGYTVCGGCHQTWTGFSTQAFVGLWEFFKLSVASGVMLALENIYYRMLVLLSGYLQNTKSSIDALSICITIYGWESMIPLGFLAATGVRVANELGAGNAKGAKFSITVSVFTSLAVGFLFWLIVMVFHEKLAMIFTSSIPVISMVNELAVMLAFTILSSCIQPVLLGVAVGSGWQVIAAFVNIGSYYLVGVPLGLLLGWLLSFGVKGTWTGLLSGTIVQTLILAAITLRCEWDKEVQKARINITREMASNQ
- the LOC107420747 gene encoding protein DETOXIFICATION 27-like isoform X3 encodes the protein MVGIKENLANSRTLHFQPSCHVFRHRHRSIFCRPPLRPRSRRHIHRHYRHHLPYFRILGMASVLETLCGQAYGAKQYHMLGIYMQRSWIVLFFCAVLLLPLFIFATPILKFIGQPDEVAERTGLVALWLIPFHLSFPFQFSLQRFLQSQLQTGVIAWMSALVLGLHAFVSWVVVYKMRAGIVGSALTIAFAWWVSALGMFGYTVCGGCHQTWTGFSTQAFVGLWEFFKLSVASGVMLALENIYYRMLVLLSGYLQNTKSSIDALSICITIYGWESMIPLGFLAATGVRVANELGAGNAKGAKFSITVSVFTSLAVGFLFWLIVMVFHEKLAMIFTSSIPVISMVNELAVMLAFTILSSCIQPVLLGVAVGSGWQVIAAFVNIGSYYLVGVPLGLLLGWLLSFGVKGTWTGLLSGTIVQTLILAAITLRCEWDKEVQKARINITREMASNQ
- the LOC107420747 gene encoding protein DETOXIFICATION 27-like isoform X2; amino-acid sequence: MIQEEENDPLLISHRPQKQQDESETERLIIRTWLESKKIWQIAGPSIFSRLAMFFVTVIVQSFAGHLSDLDLAAISIGTTVIISLTFGFLLGMASVLETLCGQAYGAKQYHMLGIYMQRSWIVLFFCAVLLLPLFIFATPILKFIGQPDEVAERTGLVALWLIPFHLSFPFQFSLQRFLQSQLQTGVIAWMSALVLGLHAFVSWVVVYKMRAGIVGSALTIAFAWWVSALGMFGYTVCGGCHQTWTGFSTQAFVGLWEFFKLSVASGVMLAITIYGWESMIPLGFLAATGVRVANELGAGNAKGAKFSITVSVFTSLAVGFLFWLIVMVFHEKLAMIFTSSIPVISMVNELAVMLAFTILSSCIQPVLLGVAVGSGWQVIAAFVNIGSYYLVGVPLGLLLGWLLSFGVKGTWTGLLSGTIVQTLILAAITLRCEWDKEVQKARINITREMASNQ